A single genomic interval of Chitinophaga sp. 180180018-3 harbors:
- a CDS encoding SusC/RagA family TonB-linked outer membrane protein, translating into MKHIYIFLYRGVYLLAAACMVCNYASAQNVLYKSKQDTGNKASVDSAAIFSKVVSTHRDTLGYVPNNELIFRPGRNGAISSVEMSEVRKLPYISIDQMLIGRATGVDVRTPTAEPGKRNSVFIRGTSSLLLSNRDLFYAQPAYVVDGVPLILDHAFAYDIQRFDFNRMGTETNLLAFLDVNDIESIEVLKDFAASAKYGPNAANGVVNITTRAPRVGTMKVSVNGYVGLSLKPAVDAVNGRYESDFRLPFYQKYADETQWRNFPRYLADSSQARYYGPANWDDLFFRNGFSDGIQAAVSGGTPFTNFRFSVGQSSQQSVYDKTGIKRYDVNFGLNIQPIRNLRITTYVAVANLNRKRNEFIRDRAGDEDYLFNYSSPLSPNKDYLQQYYTDLNNTINRNKNNSARIIANAQYNFLSHWSWNTRFAIDYGQNFRDFFVPTALGEGNSYVSNFDGLNKRLVLDNSLRYETDLKNGHHVDVTLGAYGQWDKWRYDYGRAYKGSSDYVKIYQPGTDDQKQGRFGNFRLMFNTKDFTVSNLASFYGNIGYNFQQKYFVNFYLRRDGTSYLSNSQRWLISPTLSASWKVSREDFLKESDWLSNLNVRASWGRVGRLVMDEFYRNGPVYNVDAGWNGVPNMSTYNGFPVINAAYGNGYIVPGTSWPVVEQMNGGIDLGLFHDRVRLSLDVYSKTDKNLLVKIPTLEEEGYTGIVKNGMSIRNYGYELAIDADVVKDKAFQWSTGLSVYTNQNKLMALPDGLTDLVIGNRRFLVGKPTDRYWLLINEGIYNSDAEVPVNPGTGRKMTYQGVTMRKGDPKWKDLDGNYDINDKDRIMTGRISPAATGGFSNTFRYKNWEMNVLINYAFGRKIINQVLANRFDFANREGIDDPKAIKEITWWSKVPGDYSKIPQYNPWSAVYAYQPDQTLFLENGSYVKLRSMTLAYNIRTERMKRAGIDQLRVYATGNNLFTWTKYKGGDPEAVSYFGYDEGYYNWAAPRAFTLGFNFQF; encoded by the coding sequence ATGAAGCACATTTACATTTTCCTGTACAGGGGAGTTTATCTGTTGGCGGCTGCGTGTATGGTTTGTAACTATGCCAGTGCCCAGAATGTCTTGTACAAAAGTAAGCAGGACACGGGGAACAAGGCTTCCGTGGATTCTGCTGCAATTTTTTCCAAAGTGGTATCCACACACAGGGATACTTTGGGTTATGTTCCCAACAACGAGCTTATTTTCAGACCCGGCAGGAATGGCGCTATTTCCTCCGTAGAGATGTCTGAAGTAAGAAAGCTGCCGTATATCAGTATCGATCAGATGCTGATAGGACGGGCAACCGGCGTGGATGTACGCACACCTACTGCAGAGCCGGGGAAGCGAAACTCCGTTTTCATACGTGGTACTTCTTCGCTGTTACTCAGTAACCGGGATCTGTTTTACGCTCAGCCGGCCTACGTAGTGGATGGAGTGCCGCTTATCCTGGATCATGCTTTTGCGTATGATATACAGCGGTTCGACTTTAACAGGATGGGCACAGAAACTAACCTGCTGGCCTTTCTGGATGTAAATGATATTGAAAGTATAGAAGTACTGAAGGATTTTGCGGCGAGTGCAAAATACGGACCGAATGCCGCTAACGGCGTTGTGAATATCACTACCAGGGCGCCGAGGGTAGGCACTATGAAAGTATCAGTGAACGGGTATGTGGGGCTTTCATTGAAGCCCGCCGTAGATGCTGTGAACGGGCGTTACGAGAGTGATTTCAGGCTGCCGTTTTACCAGAAGTATGCCGACGAAACACAATGGCGCAACTTCCCCCGTTATCTGGCGGATTCGTCGCAGGCGCGTTATTACGGCCCTGCAAACTGGGACGATCTCTTTTTCAGGAACGGATTTTCAGATGGTATACAAGCCGCAGTCAGTGGAGGAACGCCGTTCACCAACTTCAGGTTTAGTGTCGGGCAATCGTCGCAACAGAGCGTGTACGATAAAACGGGCATCAAGCGCTATGATGTGAACTTTGGCCTCAACATTCAGCCGATCAGGAATTTAAGGATAACTACCTATGTGGCAGTAGCGAACCTGAACCGTAAAAGGAATGAATTCATACGCGACCGCGCTGGTGATGAAGACTATCTCTTTAACTATTCTTCGCCGTTGTCGCCCAACAAGGATTACCTGCAACAGTATTACACGGATCTGAATAATACCATCAATCGCAATAAGAATAACTCGGCCAGGATCATTGCCAATGCGCAGTATAATTTTCTCTCGCACTGGTCGTGGAATACCCGCTTTGCGATCGACTACGGACAGAACTTCCGCGACTTCTTCGTACCCACCGCATTAGGCGAAGGGAACAGCTATGTTTCCAACTTTGATGGTTTGAACAAACGCCTGGTGCTGGATAACTCACTGCGTTATGAAACTGACCTGAAGAACGGGCATCATGTGGATGTTACCCTCGGTGCTTATGGTCAGTGGGACAAATGGCGCTATGATTACGGACGTGCTTATAAAGGATCCAGTGATTATGTGAAGATATACCAGCCCGGGACAGATGATCAGAAACAAGGCCGTTTCGGCAACTTCCGGTTGATGTTCAATACAAAAGATTTTACTGTTTCCAACCTGGCATCTTTTTATGGTAACATCGGTTATAATTTCCAACAGAAATATTTTGTGAACTTCTATCTCAGAAGAGATGGCACCTCTTATCTGAGCAACAGTCAGCGTTGGCTGATATCGCCCACACTGTCGGCTTCCTGGAAAGTATCCAGGGAAGATTTCCTGAAAGAATCCGACTGGCTCAGCAACCTGAATGTGCGCGCCAGCTGGGGCCGGGTAGGCCGGCTGGTAATGGATGAATTTTACAGAAACGGCCCTGTTTATAACGTAGATGCAGGCTGGAACGGCGTGCCTAATATGTCTACCTATAATGGCTTCCCGGTTATTAACGCCGCCTACGGTAACGGCTATATTGTTCCGGGTACTTCCTGGCCGGTAGTAGAACAGATGAACGGAGGAATAGATCTCGGCTTATTCCACGACAGGGTAAGGCTTTCACTGGATGTATACTCTAAAACAGATAAGAACCTGCTGGTAAAAATACCTACACTGGAAGAAGAAGGTTATACCGGTATTGTGAAAAATGGAATGAGTATACGTAACTACGGATATGAACTGGCGATTGATGCAGATGTAGTAAAGGATAAAGCATTTCAGTGGTCGACCGGCCTCAGCGTATACACCAACCAAAACAAGCTGATGGCATTGCCAGACGGGCTTACAGACCTGGTGATCGGTAACCGCCGGTTCCTGGTAGGCAAGCCAACAGACCGATACTGGCTGCTGATTAACGAAGGAATTTATAATTCAGATGCTGAAGTTCCGGTGAACCCGGGAACCGGCAGGAAGATGACTTACCAGGGAGTAACCATGCGTAAAGGAGATCCTAAATGGAAAGACCTGGACGGTAATTATGACATCAACGATAAAGACAGGATCATGACTGGCCGTATATCGCCTGCAGCCACGGGAGGATTCAGTAATACATTCCGGTACAAAAACTGGGAGATGAATGTGTTGATCAATTATGCATTCGGACGTAAGATCATTAACCAGGTATTAGCCAATCGTTTTGATTTTGCCAACCGTGAAGGCATTGATGACCCGAAAGCGATCAAAGAAATCACCTGGTGGTCAAAGGTTCCCGGCGATTACAGCAAAATTCCCCAATACAATCCCTGGAGCGCAGTATATGCTTATCAGCCTGATCAGACATTATTCCTTGAAAACGGATCTTATGTAAAGCTACGATCAATGACACTGGCGTACAATATTCGGACAGAACGTATGAAGCGCGCCGGGATAGATCAGCTGAGAGTATATGCAACGGGCAATAACCTCTTTACATGGACGAAGTACAAAGGCGGTGATCCCGAAGCAGTCAGCTATTTCGGCTATGATGAGGGATACTATAACTGGGCCGCCCCGAGAGCATTCACTCTGGGCTTCAATTTTCAATTCTGA
- a CDS encoding carbohydrate-binding protein: MKKYLSLLLVIACFACKKGMQDYRNAKPLSEVKVSTYDFLKQQGGLYDTLLLLIDRAGLADTLRSNRVTFFVPQDNSIQTAIRNVNFARARLGDAPNWTLDSIPVKVWDSLLRRYMIPGIVTADSLRYADGTELVSLYGHKMNGKAAATNASGAVGGGTQVLQYSDMNDSRFTKDWVTALTQNVDIKSKNGLMHILEERHVFGFNSFVGKAYPRSLEPLQGPYLGYPLDIPGIVNAADYDEGPKEVAFHYRNPNGNHQYRPDAPGTENCSDGDNQVSAGGGYNIGWTSDGDWVRYTVNVKVAGTYKVDLRIAGNGGGLIYLMMDDVRVCDDIPIQGTGGWQKWQSAVGSAELPAGKHLMKVMIKKANLNLHRVIFTKL; this comes from the coding sequence ATGAAAAAATATTTATCGCTACTGCTGGTGATCGCCTGTTTTGCCTGTAAAAAGGGAATGCAGGACTATCGCAATGCCAAGCCTTTGTCGGAAGTGAAAGTCAGCACCTACGATTTTCTGAAACAACAGGGAGGGCTATACGATACTTTGCTGCTGCTGATAGACAGAGCAGGACTGGCAGATACGCTAAGAAGCAACCGTGTCACGTTTTTTGTGCCGCAGGATAATAGTATACAGACGGCTATCCGCAACGTAAACTTTGCGAGAGCGCGCCTGGGCGATGCCCCCAACTGGACGCTGGACAGCATTCCGGTGAAGGTATGGGACAGCCTCCTGCGCCGGTACATGATACCAGGAATTGTAACAGCGGATTCGCTGCGTTATGCAGATGGAACAGAGCTGGTATCGCTATATGGTCATAAGATGAATGGAAAGGCAGCAGCTACCAATGCTTCTGGTGCAGTGGGGGGAGGAACACAGGTATTGCAATACAGTGATATGAATGATTCGAGGTTTACGAAAGACTGGGTTACAGCGCTTACACAGAATGTGGATATCAAATCAAAGAACGGGCTTATGCATATCCTGGAAGAGCGGCATGTATTCGGTTTCAATTCCTTTGTAGGCAAGGCGTATCCAAGATCGCTGGAACCATTACAGGGGCCTTACCTGGGGTATCCGCTGGATATACCAGGCATTGTGAACGCAGCTGATTATGATGAAGGACCGAAAGAAGTAGCTTTTCACTATCGTAACCCGAATGGTAATCATCAGTACCGGCCGGATGCTCCGGGAACAGAAAACTGTTCAGACGGCGACAACCAGGTCAGTGCAGGAGGGGGCTATAATATCGGATGGACCAGTGATGGAGATTGGGTACGTTATACCGTGAATGTGAAAGTAGCCGGCACCTACAAAGTAGATCTGAGAATCGCCGGTAACGGAGGTGGCCTCATCTACCTGATGATGGATGATGTGAGGGTATGCGACGACATTCCGATACAAGGTACCGGCGGATGGCAGAAATGGCAGAGTGCAGTAGGGTCGGCAGAGCTCCCGGCAGGAAAGCACCTGATGAAAGTGATGATCAAGAAAGCTAACCTCAACCTGCACCGCGTCATCTTCACCAAACTTTAA
- a CDS encoding RagB/SusD family nutrient uptake outer membrane protein, whose product MKNIVVAGMFLLLATGMLSCKKMLDVPSHRSLTEDNMWQTKSDARAGLSACYALMRAAMANENAHWIYGELRAGDFQATKRGDIKAVVESNLNASFSTMDEWRDWRRFYAAIAQCNLTIAKLPQITTTDYRYSKNDLTLDRAQAIYIRAFLYYYIVRIWGDVPLVTAVADGTVKNITREKWDKVLDYAASEALSCIDGLPWKYDGKSPEQQGLYRGQGESHHKSITITKGMAYTLLAHIYNWKNDHAKALQYADIVINNQSNEGYDFVGLDELTRLDGAFRGRINANIFQVDMNFDHAEISSTGQLEDWTLRDPYIPRRESEIYVPKDSVLKIYGEPHEQRPNYFFTKMEDTYPIFFKMKQINSAVKDPVLKMYASCIIVFRYEELFLLRAEAKARLGRTADAQADLNKIRNNRSLKSVPVTTAGQDLLDMILLERRRELMGEGWFWYDMIHFSKIPEHSRFTQADVNAGAAYWPLSQDALANNPALIQNSYWK is encoded by the coding sequence ATGAAGAATATAGTTGTTGCCGGCATGTTCCTGCTACTGGCCACAGGTATGCTGTCGTGTAAGAAAATGCTGGATGTGCCCTCGCACCGGTCGCTGACGGAGGATAATATGTGGCAGACGAAGAGTGATGCCCGGGCGGGTTTATCGGCCTGTTATGCACTGATGAGAGCTGCTATGGCCAATGAAAATGCACATTGGATATACGGAGAACTCAGGGCCGGAGATTTCCAGGCTACGAAGCGTGGAGATATTAAAGCCGTGGTGGAAAGCAATCTGAACGCCAGCTTTTCCACAATGGATGAATGGCGCGACTGGCGCAGGTTTTATGCAGCCATCGCACAATGTAATCTTACGATCGCCAAATTACCACAGATCACCACCACCGATTATCGCTATTCAAAAAATGATCTGACGCTCGACCGCGCACAGGCGATTTATATCAGGGCCTTTCTTTATTACTACATTGTAAGAATCTGGGGAGATGTACCATTAGTAACGGCGGTAGCAGATGGTACCGTCAAGAATATTACCCGCGAGAAATGGGATAAGGTACTGGACTATGCCGCATCAGAAGCACTATCCTGCATTGACGGGCTTCCGTGGAAGTATGACGGAAAATCACCGGAACAACAAGGGTTGTACCGTGGTCAGGGAGAGTCGCACCACAAGTCTATCACCATCACTAAAGGTATGGCCTATACGTTGCTGGCGCATATTTACAACTGGAAGAACGATCATGCGAAAGCCTTGCAATATGCAGATATCGTGATTAACAACCAGTCGAACGAAGGATATGATTTTGTAGGGCTCGATGAACTTACCCGGTTGGATGGTGCTTTCCGTGGCCGTATCAATGCTAATATTTTCCAGGTAGATATGAACTTCGACCACGCGGAAATATCTTCTACCGGCCAGCTGGAAGACTGGACACTGCGGGACCCTTATATACCCCGTCGGGAATCGGAAATATACGTACCTAAAGACAGCGTATTAAAAATCTACGGAGAGCCTCATGAGCAGCGTCCTAATTACTTCTTTACAAAGATGGAGGACACTTACCCGATCTTCTTCAAAATGAAGCAGATTAATAGTGCAGTGAAGGATCCGGTATTGAAGATGTATGCCTCCTGTATCATCGTATTCCGTTATGAAGAACTTTTCCTGCTGAGGGCGGAAGCAAAAGCCAGGCTGGGCAGAACAGCTGATGCGCAGGCAGATCTGAACAAGATCCGTAACAACCGTTCCCTGAAGAGTGTGCCCGTTACCACGGCCGGACAGGATCTGCTGGATATGATTTTGTTGGAGCGCAGGCGGGAGCTGATGGGAGAGGGCTGGTTCTGGTACGACATGATACACTTCAGCAAGATACCGGAGCACAGCCGCTTCACACAGGCTGATGTGAATGCCGGCGCCGCTTACTGGCCACTGTCGCAGGATGCGCTGGCGAACAACCCGGCATTGATTCAAAATTCTTATTGGAAATAA